The DNA region AAAGAGATGTCAGAGACTTTAAGCGAAGTAATTGAGGCGAATGTATTTGTTCTAAGTCGTCGCGGAAAACTTTTAGGTTTTGCTATCAACCAGCAGATTGAAAATGACCGTATGAAGAAAATGTTAGAGGACAGACAATTTCCTGAAGAGTATATTAATGGCTTATTCAGTATTCGTGAGACCTCGTCTAATATTGATGTAGAAAGTTCATATACCGCTTTTCCGGTAGAGAATAAAGATTTATTCCGTGAAGGCTTAACTACAATTGTTCCGATCATTGGCGGAGGAGAACGCCTAGGAACATTAATCCTTGCAAGAATACAAGAAAAATTCCACGATGATGACTTAATTCTTGCTGAATATGGCGCGACAGTAGTTGGCATGGAAATTTTACGTGAAAAATCAGAAGAAATTGAAGAAGAAGCAAGAAGTAAGGCGGTTGTTCAAATGGCGATTAGTTCATTGTCATACAGTGAACTTGAAGCAATTGAACACATCTTTGAAGAATTAAATGGACATGAAGGCTTACTAGTTGCATCAAAAATTGCTGACCGTGTGGGTATCACGCGTTCCGTCATTGTAAATGCTTTAAGGAAGTTGGAAAGTGCTGGAGTAATTGAATCCCGTTCTCTTGGAATGAAAGGCACTTACATTAAAGTATTAAATAACAAATTTCTTCTTGAACTTGAGAAATTAAAGTCAAACTAATAACGAGTAACTCCACTTTTGGAGATTCATCCCCTGTCGAAAAAAATTGATAGGGGATTTTTATGAGAAAAAAGAATGGAATCACTTGCTTGTCAGTTGGACTTATGCTATATTATTTCATGGTGTTAATACACACGCATGTTGATTTAAACAAACGGTGCTGTATCTTACAGTTTTTGTTTAAAAATGAGACAGGCGGAGGAAAACGAAACCATAGGAGGAAAAATCATGTCAGTCATTTCAATGAAGCAATTGCTCGAAGCTGGTGTACACTTTGGACACCAAACACGCCGTTGGAACCCTAAAATGAAGAAATACATCTTCACAGAGCGTAACGGCATTTATATTATCGACCTTCAAAAAACAGTTAAGAAGGTAGAAGAAGCTTACAATTGGGTTAAGGAACTTGCTGGTAACGGCGGAACTGTCCTTTTTGTTGGTACTAAGAAACAAGCTCAAGATTCTGTTA from Neobacillus sp. FSL H8-0543 includes:
- the codY gene encoding GTP-sensing pleiotropic transcriptional regulator CodY, coding for MDLLTKTRRINVLLQKAAGKPVNFKEMSETLSEVIEANVFVLSRRGKLLGFAINQQIENDRMKKMLEDRQFPEEYINGLFSIRETSSNIDVESSYTAFPVENKDLFREGLTTIVPIIGGGERLGTLILARIQEKFHDDDLILAEYGATVVGMEILREKSEEIEEEARSKAVVQMAISSLSYSELEAIEHIFEELNGHEGLLVASKIADRVGITRSVIVNALRKLESAGVIESRSLGMKGTYIKVLNNKFLLELEKLKSN